One Aegilops tauschii subsp. strangulata cultivar AL8/78 chromosome 7, Aet v6.0, whole genome shotgun sequence genomic window carries:
- the LOC109753359 gene encoding uncharacterized protein isoform X3, producing MAPPPHENETSRSESAPATPVKTVDVQTAAAPDVGVTAVDVQTAAAPAVGVTTVDVQTAATPAVDTKTVATPAVEVTTVDVQTAAREQQDGMMYLDVRTEEEMGKGHIGGSLNVPYFFVTPQGTREKNPRFVEQVASLFSTDQHILVGCQSGKRSELACIDLLAAGFMNVKNVGGGYAAWLHNGLPVTVAVPTPPPTPESAAAI from the exons ATGGCGCCTCCTCCCCACGAGAACGAGACGAGCAG GTCGGAGTCGGCACCGGCCACCCCTGTGAAGACGGTGGACGTGCAGACGGCGGCGGCACCGGACGTGGGGGTGACGGCAGTGGACGTGCAGACGGCGGCGGCACCGGCCGTGGGGGTGACGACGGTGGACGTGCAGACGGCGGCAACGCCGGCCGTGGACACGAAGACGGTGGCGACACCGGCGGTGGAAGTGACGACGGTGGACGTGCAGACGGCGGCGAGGGAGCAGCAGGACGGCATGATGTACCTGGACGTGAGGACGGAGGAGGAGATGGGGAAGGGCCACATCGGCGGCTCCCTCAACGTCCCCTACTTCTTCGTCACACCACAAG GGACCCGGGAGAAGAACCCACGGTTCGTGGAGCAGGTCGCCTCGCTCTTCAGCACAGACCAACACATACTCGTC GGGTGTCAGAGCGGCAAGAGGTCCGAGCTTGCCTGCATCGATCTTCTAGCAGCT GGATTCATGAATGTGAAGAACGTGGGAGGAGGCTACGCTGCGTGGCTGCACAACGGACTCCCAGTGACAGTAGCAGTCCCCACGCCGCCACCAACACCTGAATCTGCTGCAGCAATCTGA
- the LOC109753340 gene encoding uncharacterized protein: MPPRRRGSLGYRGVRERPNGWYSAEIRAGDVRLGLRSFRSAHEAARAYDAAAWRLERPRSQMNFWDVFTREQAQRVAPPPRLITDMDRTDHARRQRRLLIAEEDERAMAEWRRRHPEDVADERAYWAERTARRRAERADRRRRKALANAQCDVVEAGGRSIFTSDDERWDDIWLDTSGNTDEDDDGDDGSDLE; the protein is encoded by the coding sequence atgccgccgcgccgccgggGTTCTttgggataccgcggcgtccgcgagCGCCCCAACGGCTGGTACTCCGCCGAGATCCGGGCCGGCGACGTCCGGCTCGGCCTCAGGTCGTTCCGGAGCGCGCACGAGGcggcccgcgcgtacgacgcggcggcgtggcgcttGGAGAGGCCCCGGTCGCAGATGAACTTCTGGGACGTCTTCACGCGCGAGCAGGCGCAGCGCGTCGCCCCTCCGCCGCGTCTCATCACCGACATGGACCGTACCGACCACGCTCGgcggcagcgccgcctcctcatcgCCGAGGAGGACGAGCGAGCCATGGCGGAGTGGCGCCGTCGCCACCCGGAGGACGTCGCCGACGAGCGTGCCTACTGGGCGGAGAGGACGGCAAGGCGCCGCGCGGAGCGGGCGGACCGGCGTCGGCGGAAGGCATTGGCGAATGCGCAGTGCGATGTCGTTGAAGCAGGTGGGAGGTCGATCTTCACGTCAGACGATGAACGTTGGGACGACATATGGCTCGATACCTCGGGCAACACCGACGaggatgatgatggtgatgatggtaGCGACTTGGAGTAG
- the LOC109753360 gene encoding uncharacterized protein isoform X3, with translation MEGPPAGVDEEIHHRQPEVIRLSMLLLQRRTPWLPFHPHTHWPSQNVTLCVVVGYDLIKVSEQLCKSDLDIPIKRKKL, from the exons ATGGAGGGGCCGCCGGCGGGTGTGGATGAGGAGATCCACCACAGACAACCCGAG GTTATTCGCCTGTCCATGCTGCTATTACAGAGGCGGACGCCGTGGCTGCCGTTTCATCCGCACACGCATTGGCCATCCCAG AATGTGACCCTATGCGTGGTGGTGGGGTATGATCTGATCAAGGTCTCCGAGCAGCTCTGCAAATCAG ACTTGGATATCCCGATTAAAAG GAAGAAACTGTAG
- the LOC109753360 gene encoding uncharacterized protein isoform X1: MEGPPAGVDEEIHHRQPEVIRLSMLLLQRRTPWLPFHPHTHWPSQNVTLCVVVGYDLIKVSEQLCKSDLDIPIKRSVQNHVLQFLLALALYLESECLLRDTFIEFLSAMMCHLQEETVVKKNVII, encoded by the exons ATGGAGGGGCCGCCGGCGGGTGTGGATGAGGAGATCCACCACAGACAACCCGAG GTTATTCGCCTGTCCATGCTGCTATTACAGAGGCGGACGCCGTGGCTGCCGTTTCATCCGCACACGCATTGGCCATCCCAG AATGTGACCCTATGCGTGGTGGTGGGGTATGATCTGATCAAGGTCTCCGAGCAGCTCTGCAAATCAG ACTTGGATATCCCGATTAAAAGGTCAGTGCAGAATCATGTCTTACAATTCCTACTGGCGCTAGCTCTTTATTTAGAGAGTGAATGTTTGCTCAGGGATACATTCATAGAGTTCCTTAGCGCAATGATGTGTCACCTACAGGAAGAAACTGTAGTCAAGAAGAACGTGATCATTTGA
- the LOC109753360 gene encoding uncharacterized protein isoform X2, producing MEGPPAGVDEEIHHRQPEVIRLSMLLLQRRTPWLPFHPHTHWPSQNVTLCVVVGYDLIKVSEQLCKSDLDIPIKRDTFIEFLSAMMCHLQEETVVKKNVII from the exons ATGGAGGGGCCGCCGGCGGGTGTGGATGAGGAGATCCACCACAGACAACCCGAG GTTATTCGCCTGTCCATGCTGCTATTACAGAGGCGGACGCCGTGGCTGCCGTTTCATCCGCACACGCATTGGCCATCCCAG AATGTGACCCTATGCGTGGTGGTGGGGTATGATCTGATCAAGGTCTCCGAGCAGCTCTGCAAATCAG ACTTGGATATCCCGATTAAAAG GGATACATTCATAGAGTTCCTTAGCGCAATGATGTGTCACCTACAGGAAGAAACTGTAGTCAAGAAGAACGTGATCATTTGA
- the LOC109753359 gene encoding uncharacterized protein isoform X1 yields MAPPPHENETSRSVAISSSDMNRSESAPATPVKTVDVQTAAAPDVGVTAVDVQTAAAPAVGVTTVDVQTAATPAVDTKTVATPAVEVTTVDVQTAAREQQDGMMYLDVRTEEEMGKGHIGGSLNVPYFFVTPQGTREKNPRFVEQVASLFSTDQHILVGCQSGKRSELACIDLLAAGFMNVKNVGGGYAAWLHNGLPVTVAVPTPPPTPESAAAI; encoded by the exons ATGGCGCCTCCTCCCCACGAGAACGAGACGAGCAGGTCCGTCGCCATCAGTTCATCCGACATGAACCG GTCGGAGTCGGCACCGGCCACCCCTGTGAAGACGGTGGACGTGCAGACGGCGGCGGCACCGGACGTGGGGGTGACGGCAGTGGACGTGCAGACGGCGGCGGCACCGGCCGTGGGGGTGACGACGGTGGACGTGCAGACGGCGGCAACGCCGGCCGTGGACACGAAGACGGTGGCGACACCGGCGGTGGAAGTGACGACGGTGGACGTGCAGACGGCGGCGAGGGAGCAGCAGGACGGCATGATGTACCTGGACGTGAGGACGGAGGAGGAGATGGGGAAGGGCCACATCGGCGGCTCCCTCAACGTCCCCTACTTCTTCGTCACACCACAAG GGACCCGGGAGAAGAACCCACGGTTCGTGGAGCAGGTCGCCTCGCTCTTCAGCACAGACCAACACATACTCGTC GGGTGTCAGAGCGGCAAGAGGTCCGAGCTTGCCTGCATCGATCTTCTAGCAGCT GGATTCATGAATGTGAAGAACGTGGGAGGAGGCTACGCTGCGTGGCTGCACAACGGACTCCCAGTGACAGTAGCAGTCCCCACGCCGCCACCAACACCTGAATCTGCTGCAGCAATCTGA
- the LOC109753359 gene encoding uncharacterized protein isoform X2 has translation MAPPPHENETSRSVAISSSDMNRSESAPATPVKTVDVQTAAAPDVGVTAVDVQTAAAPAVGVTTVDVQTAATPAVDTKTVATPAVEVTTVDVQTAAREQQDGMMYLDVRTEEEMGKGHIGGSLNVPYFFVTPQGTREKNPRFVEQVASLFSTDQHILGCQSGKRSELACIDLLAAGFMNVKNVGGGYAAWLHNGLPVTVAVPTPPPTPESAAAI, from the exons ATGGCGCCTCCTCCCCACGAGAACGAGACGAGCAGGTCCGTCGCCATCAGTTCATCCGACATGAACCG GTCGGAGTCGGCACCGGCCACCCCTGTGAAGACGGTGGACGTGCAGACGGCGGCGGCACCGGACGTGGGGGTGACGGCAGTGGACGTGCAGACGGCGGCGGCACCGGCCGTGGGGGTGACGACGGTGGACGTGCAGACGGCGGCAACGCCGGCCGTGGACACGAAGACGGTGGCGACACCGGCGGTGGAAGTGACGACGGTGGACGTGCAGACGGCGGCGAGGGAGCAGCAGGACGGCATGATGTACCTGGACGTGAGGACGGAGGAGGAGATGGGGAAGGGCCACATCGGCGGCTCCCTCAACGTCCCCTACTTCTTCGTCACACCACAAG GGACCCGGGAGAAGAACCCACGGTTCGTGGAGCAGGTCGCCTCGCTCTTCAGCACAGACCAACACATACTC GGGTGTCAGAGCGGCAAGAGGTCCGAGCTTGCCTGCATCGATCTTCTAGCAGCT GGATTCATGAATGTGAAGAACGTGGGAGGAGGCTACGCTGCGTGGCTGCACAACGGACTCCCAGTGACAGTAGCAGTCCCCACGCCGCCACCAACACCTGAATCTGCTGCAGCAATCTGA
- the LOC109753359 gene encoding uncharacterized protein isoform X4 has product MAPPPHENETSRSESAPATPVKTVDVQTAAAPDVGVTAVDVQTAAAPAVGVTTVDVQTAATPAVDTKTVATPAVEVTTVDVQTAAREQQDGMMYLDVRTEEEMGKGHIGGSLNVPYFFVTPQGTREKNPRFVEQVASLFSTDQHILGCQSGKRSELACIDLLAAGFMNVKNVGGGYAAWLHNGLPVTVAVPTPPPTPESAAAI; this is encoded by the exons ATGGCGCCTCCTCCCCACGAGAACGAGACGAGCAG GTCGGAGTCGGCACCGGCCACCCCTGTGAAGACGGTGGACGTGCAGACGGCGGCGGCACCGGACGTGGGGGTGACGGCAGTGGACGTGCAGACGGCGGCGGCACCGGCCGTGGGGGTGACGACGGTGGACGTGCAGACGGCGGCAACGCCGGCCGTGGACACGAAGACGGTGGCGACACCGGCGGTGGAAGTGACGACGGTGGACGTGCAGACGGCGGCGAGGGAGCAGCAGGACGGCATGATGTACCTGGACGTGAGGACGGAGGAGGAGATGGGGAAGGGCCACATCGGCGGCTCCCTCAACGTCCCCTACTTCTTCGTCACACCACAAG GGACCCGGGAGAAGAACCCACGGTTCGTGGAGCAGGTCGCCTCGCTCTTCAGCACAGACCAACACATACTC GGGTGTCAGAGCGGCAAGAGGTCCGAGCTTGCCTGCATCGATCTTCTAGCAGCT GGATTCATGAATGTGAAGAACGTGGGAGGAGGCTACGCTGCGTGGCTGCACAACGGACTCCCAGTGACAGTAGCAGTCCCCACGCCGCCACCAACACCTGAATCTGCTGCAGCAATCTGA